Proteins co-encoded in one Neovison vison isolate M4711 chromosome 9, ASM_NN_V1, whole genome shotgun sequence genomic window:
- the LOC122916786 gene encoding collagen alpha-1(I) chain-like, with protein sequence MGQNTGADWFLTALSVLVPSGKRPNAGLEEEESLMSAGAMSESAEGDRGHLALWDTEIKRSTASPPAERSRELQPAPPRGGPDFPAAAARAKQPLSDPSLGPPRGGRGRQGEREPAGRPSATATAAERPRRASSLPARARGSGSGRPAPTPRGTGRGAAPAHSPPGALPNLRRPAGRGSGTSAEGAGRRGRSRPRVRAPELNPETDCGAPGPAAAAGATESGRLASFGHGAGNDRGGAPRPGGRAPQAARDTSGNPGSAPRLFVPRDPAGGLAPVRLRAAPTPPGPRGTFAHLRLTPPAGPCPESRDPSGALRPARPCRPRGSAQGSAFLQVLEPDAHGGGRGPPVAFPRAGSGKPSVERGGHKRVQKRACARGTPGKAQRPPAERRADEEVRHAPLRAVAAGGEHMRRDSETVA encoded by the exons ATGGGCCAGAACACGGGCGCAGACTGGTTCCTGACAGCCCTGTCCGTGCTGGTCCCAAGTGGGAAGCGACCCAATGCAGGTCTCGAGGAGGAGGAGTCGTTGATG TCGGCCGGAGCCATGTCGGAGTCGGCCGAGGGCGACCGAGGCCACCTGGCGCTCTGGGACACAGAGATAAAGAGGTCGACCGCCAGTCCCCCTGCGGAGCGGAGCCGAGAACTTCAGCCGGCGCCGCCTCGGGGAGG CCCGGACTTTCCCGCGGCCGCGGCGCGCGCCAAGCAACCTCTCTCGGACCCGTCCCTAGGCCCGCCCCGAGGCGGCCGGGGGAGGCAGGGCGAGCGCGAGCCCGCGGGGCGGCCCTCAGCCACGGCCACGGCCGCCGAGCGCCCCCGGCGCGCGTCAAGTTTGCCGGCCCGCGCCAGGGGGTCGGGGTCCGGGCGCCCCGCGCCCACCCCGCGCGGCACAGGGCGCGGCGCAGCCCCGGCTCACTCACCTCCGGGCGCGCTCCCCAACCTGCGGCGCCCGGCCGGCCGCGGCTCCGGGACCTcggcggagggggcggggcggagaGGGCGGAGCCGGCCCCGCGTGCGAGCGCCAGAATTAAACCCCGAAACGGACTGCGGCGCTCCGGGCCCTGCCGCCGCCGCAGGGGCCACCGAGTCCGGGAGGCTGGCGAGCTTCGGCCACGGCGCGGGAAACGACCGTGGCGGCGCCCCGAGGCCGGGCGGGAGGGCTCCCCAGGCGGCTCGGGACACCTCCGGGAACCCCGGCTCTGCGCCGCGCCTCTTTGTACCCCGGGACCCGGCCGGCGGGCTGGCCCCAGTGCGCCTGCGCGCCGCTCCGACTCCGCCAGGCCCACGAGGCACCTTCGCGCACCTCCGCCTCACCCCGCCCGCCGGCCCCTGCCCCGAGAGCCGCGATCCGAGCGGCGCCCTCCGCCCGGCGCGCCCCTGCCGCCCACGG GGGAGCGCGCAGGGCTCGGCTTTCCTGCAGGTGCTTGAGCCGGACGCGCACGGGGGCGGCCGCGGACCTCCCGTTGCCTTTCCCCGGGCCGGCTCGGGAAAGCCCTCGGTGGAGAGGGGAGGACACAAGCGTGTGCAGAAGCGAGCCTGTGCTCGGGGGACTCCGGGGAAGGCGCAGCGCCCGCCTGCGGAGCGGAGAGCCGACGAGGAAGTCAGACACGCTCCACTCCGAGCCGTCGCAGCTGGGGGCGAGCACATGCGCCGAGACTCAGAGACTGTGGCTTGA